The DNA sequence gGAGTTTCTCCGTCGGCGCCTCTCCCACGGGAATTGAACTCTGTTCCACCGGCTTCCTCCACTCCGATGGCCAATCGTGCCTTCCCCTTTTGAGTTTCATCCCACCATTCCGGGAATCCCACTAATTTGAAGCAGGTTTCCTTGGTATGTTTATTCATCCCGCAATGAGAGCACCACAACTTGGTTTTGTCTGGCTTGTTGGCTCCACCGCGGCGGTTGTTGGTGGCGGCGGGGTGTTGGGTCTGCTGGCGGGGCGGCGCCGGTTGGGATGAGGTTCGCTGGTTTCGGGCTCCGAATCCGAAGCCCACTCCTCCTGACGGCGCTTCTCCAGTCGACGCTCCAGTCGGGTTCGCCGGCGACATGATTTTCTGTCGTATAGCCTCCCGTTTTACCCAGCCATATGCGACGTCCACTGGAGGTGTCGGGCTATCTTTGAGGATATCCCTTCTGACTCCTTCGTATTGAGAATTCAATCCGGccaaaaatttgtataatcTGCGTGTATTGATGATTTCTCGATACTGACACACTCCTTTGTCGCAGCAGGTGATGGTTTTGTTCTGGCATCTATCGATCTCCACCCATACTCCGTGCAGGGTTCTCCAGTACGTTTCCAGATCCATGTCCCCTTGGACAATTCGACTGACCTTCTCCTCTAGGTCGTATATCAGATATGCATCCGACGTACTTTGATACGTCACAGCCAAGCTATCCCAAATCGCCTTCGCACTTTGGTGATGTGCGAAATCTCCGACGAGGTTGATCTCCATATTGTCAACGATCCAGGAAAAGACCACCAAATCGGTCTCTTCCCACTCCAGATACTCCTTATCTGTTGGGTCTGGGGGCGCCGGCACTCCCGTGATGTGCCTCGATGCCCGTCTGCATCCAATGGCAACTCGCATAAGCCGAGCCCATAATGGATAATTTCTCCCATTTAGTTTGAATGCTACCGTCACATTCTTGTTGGTTTTGAGTCTGATATCGCCGGGTTTAACATCATCTTCATCCCCTGACATTTTGCAGGTTCGGTTGTCCGTCGCCTTCTGGTCGGGACAAGGTATTGGCGATGATGAACTATTTTCTGAGCCTCTGAATCTCCTGCTCTGAAGCCATGTTTTCTATTGTTTCATATATTCATTCAAGTGTATTTCATAGAGAGGAGAATACACGCCTAAATAGGCTGAGAATCATGTACATATGGTATGATTTACCCTAGCTATAAATCAGGAAGagataatttacaattaatgtGAGATCATTCTAATTTAGTTCCTAATCTTGGTGTATCTTCCGTGATATCTCCAACACACACCAACCATAAAACGGTGCTTCCCCTTAATCCTGAAACCAAAGCATTTTCTGCATTCAATATCGTTGTTGCCACGCGCGAGGTCGACTTGTTCGGCCTGCCATTCACGGTcactttttgatttttagtgaTGCGGataaaaagatcaaattgtactagtatcattttcttttgccCCAGGAATTTTGTAGTGGTTTCTCTTTTTGGGCAAATTGGAGACAACTATGTATTGGTGCCACATTGAGAATTTGTAACTTTATATATTCCCTTAGTTCTTTAATATGTATTCCCTCGGTTAGTGAATAAAAgttccatttttccattttagtctatttacgaataggagtcccggttcacttttaccataaatggttaTAGAGTCCTAcctttcactaactcatttcactcacatttcatttaaaattaatatatacatgtggaactcatattccactaacttttattcactcacttttcttaacttGTGCCGCTCGTAAATGGAACTTCTAATGgcggaaggagggagtatatggaaaagtaaaaaaagtagaaaaagcATTCAACATTATCTGTATCCAACTTATATCGATATCAATGGTGCACATGATTCTTCTACtatgtgtttaattttatgctaTAAAAGTTGCAATTCTCATTTGGGGAATCATATTGGTTGTGTTCTTTAATTTCCTTCAAAGAGTTATCATGGCAGCTTATGGTGCTCTGGTTTCTCTTACGCATATTATAGACACCCTTCACAAACACCCTTCCCCTCCCATTTCAATCCCCAAACCACAACTTCATTCTCTTACTCAAAATGTCACCTTCTTGCAAGAGTTTCTTGATACTTATATTTCCCCTTTTGCCAATAGCCATGAAGCTGATCCATTAGAGCGTAGCATTGCTAACGCAGTTTATGCAGCTGAGGATATTATTGAAGCCCAAATTGTGGTTCAAATTGATAAACGATCCACTTCTGTTGAAGATGACAGCTTTTACACTAATCTACAAAAAGTGATAGAAGAAATGGATCTGATCACGAAAGAGGTGCAAAAGATTGCAGTCGAACCTCAGCAGCAGAAAAAGCCTGTTGCTCCCTTGACGAGGTCGTATTCCACCGAAAACGTGATGGTGGGATCTGAACAAGTGTTTCTTGAAGTTTTGGATGAGCTCACTCGGGATCAACTCAACCGCCAAATCATCCCCATCACGGGGATGGGCGGAATTGGTAAGACCACTCTTGCCAAAAGTTTATTTGAGAATGGACTTGTTAAGGAGAGTTTTGATATTCGTGCTTGGActacaatttctcaaacttATAATTTTAGAGAAACACTTAGACAAGTTTATATTCAAGCAAGTGGGGATGAAAATTTGACCCATCTGGATGACAATCAATTGGgagaaaaattatataagtttTTATATGGCAGAAGGTATCTCGTAATAATGGATGATATGTGGAGTGTGGATGTGTGGGAGAAGATAAAAATTTTCTTTCCTGATTGTGAAAATGGGAGTAGAATAATTATAACAACTAGGATGTCAAACTTGAGCGCTCAATTGAATGAGTCTCATAGAGTTGATATGGAGTTTCTGGATGAGGCTAGTAGTTGGGATTTGTTTTCTAAGATTGTGTTTGGGAAAGAGAGCTGTCCTATTGAGTTTGAGAATATTGGCAAGAATATTGTAGCAAATTGTAAAGGTCTTCCTTTATCAATTGTTACGATTGGAGGACTTTTGGCAAAATCTGAGCATACGAGAGCATATTGGGAGCGTGtcgatcaaaatttgaattcaattgtTAATAGTAGTAATGATGATTTGTGCTTGAGAATATTGAGGATGAGCTATATCTATTTGCCAAACTATTTGAAGCCAAGTTTTTTGTATTTGTCTATATTTGAGGAAGATTGTAGTATCCGTGTATCGACGCTTGAAAGGCTATGGGTGTCTGAAGGATTTTTGAAACCGAGGAGTGGAAAATGTTTGGAAACAATTGCGCAAGAGTACTTTAAGGAGTTGGTTGATAGAAATCTCATTTTAGTTGATGAGTTGGGGTCTATTGGAAATGTTACGTATTGTAAAATCCATGATTTGTTGAGAGACATGTGTTTGAAAGAAGCTGAAAAGGAAGGGTTTCATTATGTCATAAGAGATGATCCTCCATCTAATAATTCCGAACGCCGGGTTGTTTTTCCACCTAAAGCctcaaaattgttaaaaagTGAAGTTTTGGGATCTTTTTCACATGCTCGTTCCATAATAAGTGATTGTCACATTAAAGATGATTGTGATGTAGAAGTTCGACTACCTCACACTCTTAGATTGCTGAGGATATTGAAAGCACTTAACGAAGATACTGTGAGTGGTGCTTATTTCCTAGAAaatgtgtttgaattggtgaACTCTCGGTATCTTGCTATTGGTGTTCTTAAGCCCAAATTCCCGTCTTCGATCGAGCTACTTTGGAATCTTCACacattgattatttattgtgAGGATTATCTTATCGTGCCGACTGAAATTTGGAAAATGCATCCACTTCGACATCTCGAGTTCAAGGAAGCCGAGGTGATTCTCCCGGTTCCTCCTAGAGGCGGCAATAACGTTGTTATCATGGAGAATTTGCAAACACTCAAAGGGGTGaagaatttgattttggatgaGGAGGTGGTTAAAAGAATTCCTAATGTGAAGGTATTGCATATAAGCTACCATGGGAAACAAATGGAGGAAGAAAAGTGTCTAAGATATCTTCAATGTTTGAGTAAATTGGAAAACTTGCGGTGCTCCACCGAAGATGGAAGTGGTGAGTGGTGGCAGTGGATTAGGTTCCCACATTCACTCAAGAAGTTGACTGTTAATGCATCTGATGATGAGGAGTTGGAGGGCTTATTGGAAAAAGTCGGTTCGTTGCCTCTTCTTGAGAAGTTTGTATTACGTAATGGTTTCTTCAAAACAGGCATGTGGGAAACAATTGAAGGCCAATTTCCAAGCCTCAAGTTTCTAACTTTGGCCAATTGTGATGGTCTAGAAGATTGGATTGTCACACATAACTCTCTCTTTCCACTTctccaacaacttcatctttcTAGTTTATATGAATTGAAAGAGATCCCATCACAAGTTGGAGATATAGCAATGCtgaaatcaatttatttgagATTTTGCAGTATGAATAAATCACTTATGGTGTCAGCTAAAAAGATAGTAGAAGAACGAGAGGATTCATATGGAGACCAACTAGACCTTCATGTTGTAGATGATGTTAGGAATATAGAAGAAACCCAAATTTGAAGTCAGAGTTGATATCGCTGAAGCACTGAAGCGTTGGCATACTGCGGTAATGTGAAAATTAGACTACTATGTTCTTAATATTCCTCTCTGTCCCATTGTTTAGTcgtattttctatattatcaaattatttttggcaaaatccTATTCTCTTGATCTTTCTTTATTcccttccatttttttctcactacttatctactttattcattctcCTTCTCTATTTTCACTTTACTCTACGCTTAAAAAAAAGgtctcaaatattttttacaaaacaaaaaagtaataaCTATTTCATTGTCCCAACGAGTTGAGTATTCTTTAAGTTGTTCCCCTCTAATTGAGAGTATTtttctttatgaaaaaattaacatatttaatttctctttgATTTTCTACTATTTCATTCcatcttctactttatttaactttaacttatttatttaattattttattttctttatactaAAATCACTAAACTAACACTTCCTTAAATTCcgtataaaaaatactccctccgtcccacgttacttgagtcacttctttttcatactcattttgaaaaaataataataaatagttaaagtggagataaagtaaagtaagaaagagaataatatatttaagactcttaactatattattctctttcttactttactttatctccactttaactatttattattattttttcaaaacgagtgtgaaaaagaagtgactcaagtaacgtgggacggagggagtactttaatTAGAGTAAGACGAAGAGTATTATATactaaaactcaaaaaaaaaaaagaattaaatggGAGATGTTTGAAATTGAGTTGGTTGTACTTGTACCAAATTCTGCAGGCAAGACTTAAAGAAGGGTGAGCCTCAAGAACTGAAGGCCAATTCCAGATCACCAAGTTTCTAGAGCTGTGTTGGTGTAATTGTTTAGAAGATTGGATTGTCTCATACAATACCCAAGTACTATGAAAAAGTGTGAGCTTGTATTGTTTGATTAATGTCTTTTGTTCTACTTTAAGACCAGCAAGTACAAGTATTTtagtttctatttatatttttctattctataaaaatactccctccgtttctttatagttgagttatttttccatttcaagatgtttctttatagttgagtcatttccatatatggtaactttttactctttcttactttattctctctatcttttctcatcttacttttttatctatttatttaacacacccaacattcatttataaacctccgtaccgaaaagttccgcctcaattatgaagaaacggagagagtactaccGCAACTATTGATGCAAAGTAGAGGTATCTTAGAATTTCCTTTAACCGAAAATGCTTTTATCAAATGACATTTGTAATTCCCATTACTTTAGCATAAAACAAGATTATAGGTGTGAATATTATAGTTTATGCCTTTCAACAATAAAGTGTAAAGAGCCAACCATCTACATATCTTAGCTAATCGAAAATAACGCTCGTTTCACGTTATCTTTGACATTGAAATAACTAAGGTGTTTGTTAGAAGATCAACACTAGTTCTCCCACTAACCTATTGATTGGAGGAGAGAtatcttactccctccgtttcgtTAAAGAtgatccacttttctttttgactTGTCCCAATCAGGATGAcctattactaaaaatgaaaactcttttatctct is a window from the Salvia hispanica cultivar TCC Black 2014 chromosome 1, UniMelb_Shisp_WGS_1.0, whole genome shotgun sequence genome containing:
- the LOC125211937 gene encoding putative late blight resistance protein homolog R1B-16, giving the protein MAAYGALVSLTHIIDTLHKHPSPPISIPKPQLHSLTQNVTFLQEFLDTYISPFANSHEADPLERSIANAVYAAEDIIEAQIVVQIDKRSTSVEDDSFYTNLQKVIEEMDLITKEVQKIAVEPQQQKKPVAPLTRSYSTENVMVGSEQVFLEVLDELTRDQLNRQIIPITGMGGIGKTTLAKSLFENGLVKESFDIRAWTTISQTYNFRETLRQVYIQASGDENLTHLDDNQLGEKLYKFLYGRRYLVIMDDMWSVDVWEKIKIFFPDCENGSRIIITTRMSNLSAQLNESHRVDMEFLDEASSWDLFSKIVFGKESCPIEFENIGKNIVANCKGLPLSIVTIGGLLAKSEHTRAYWERVDQNLNSIVNSSNDDLCLRILRMSYIYLPNYLKPSFLYLSIFEEDCSIRVSTLERLWVSEGFLKPRSGKCLETIAQEYFKELVDRNLILVDELGSIGNVTYCKIHDLLRDMCLKEAEKEGFHYVIRDDPPSNNSERRVVFPPKASKLLKSEVLGSFSHARSIISDCHIKDDCDVEVRLPHTLRLLRILKALNEDTVSGAYFLENVFELVNSRYLAIGVLKPKFPSSIELLWNLHTLIIYCEDYLIVPTEIWKMHPLRHLEFKEAEVILPVPPRGGNNVVIMENLQTLKGVKNLILDEEVVKRIPNVKVLHISYHGKQMEEEKCLRYLQCLSKLENLRCSTEDGSGEWWQWIRFPHSLKKLTVNASDDEELEGLLEKVGSLPLLEKFVLRNGFFKTGMWETIEGQFPSLKFLTLANCDGLEDWIVTHNSLFPLLQQLHLSSLYELKEIPSQVGDIAMLKSIYLRFCSMNKSLMVSAKKIVEEREDSYGDQLDLHVVDDVRNIEETQI